From Haliotis asinina isolate JCU_RB_2024 chromosome 8, JCU_Hal_asi_v2, whole genome shotgun sequence, a single genomic window includes:
- the LOC137295106 gene encoding uncharacterized protein: protein MTFNNLHFHVGIFFFTFVSFCHTKQCFLEKHPCINEFKLWTLDENRQGFVEISLPAQPLTISQYSVTLMSNTSTYDVQLSEDPHRNRKYAICNIALGEDVDDHQPWAIVLLERGTVIDGVIYSFNYSDSRAQALAKDNGLNDYGLVDNKSLSLSWCGSSYVQSFPTMWEDNACSPYIDVFTVDDSFGEVEDEPGDELDDAASPAKNRPELQASDSTGMTSDETITSAMPEPSSTTTTSVVRNRSTRPSVRQHTSTSPQTSASTKPPSSQSPSASINPTSPRSSSSTKQPASPSSSASTKSKSTRTSASPKLPTSSSSHSSNGTEQGPTGTSRTKVSSSPPASTSSVSVTASLPPTSSTVAPFLKNPVINEVSILVRNDVNNSFIELRGPNMTLDNFSLVVFDGKSTETLFHKRFGKHDVISGSGIFVVHYFLKRNHTANDSSVAVALYDNSKWFQHYTEHVPINQIRGLLDSFIVRTTEEDIHADILENLVPQSTNRIFTVNPGLVSGRSHVSISRCGDDIKDPGSFILAPSTIGRSNNCTTGYGNRVQFKLTDANCQDFRSNKALQQSLIDVIVNSVNDKCKCGLSQVLVKERQYICGSLIFEAYLESSFPWQSHLIFQGFRNFVHTSNTVIVGPRSYNTDSSCFQDCLPPATKPGSDNDDNVTLTVAVVVSCVGVFLIIAMSVIIYIRRKKRGIVTFRLTNLGELDTSGILHEDKDDIIDEDNATFRTISIVS, encoded by the exons ATGACATTCAACAATCTGCATTTCCACGTCGGGATATTTTTCTTCACATTTGTGTCCTTCTGTCACACAAAACAATGTTTCTTAGAAAAACATCCTTGCATAAATGAATTCAAACTCTGGACTCTCGATGAGAATCGTCAAGGATTTGTAGAAATATCACTTCCCGCGCAACCTCTTACAATATCTCAGTACAGTGTAACGTTGATGTCGAACACTTCTACGTACGATGTACAACTGTCTGAAGACCCTCACCGGAACCGGAAGTACGCCATATGTAACATTGCACTAGGGGAGGATGTGGATGATCACCAACCGTGGGCCATTGTGCTGTTGGAACGAGGAACTGTCATTGATGGCGTAATTTATTCATTTAACTATTCAGATTCACGGGCCCAGGCACTCGCCAAAGACAATGGATTGAATGATTATGGTTTGGTTGATAACAAAAGTCTCTCGCTCAGTTGGTGTGGCTCGTCATATGTCCAGTCATTTCCCACGATGTGGGAGGACAATGCCTGCTCCCCGTACATTGATGTATTTACGGTAGACGACAGCTTTGGTGAAGTGGAAGATGAACCGGGTGATGAACTGGATGATGCTGCCAGTCCTGCGAAAAACAGACCAGAATTGCAAGCTTCAGACTCTACCGGAATGACAAGCGATGAAACAATCACATCAGCAATGCCTGAACCTTCGAGTACAACTACGACCAGTGTTGTTAGGAACAGATCAACGCGACCGTCAGTACGTCAACATACGTCGACGTCACCACAAACTTCAGCTTCTACAAAACCACCATCCTCACAGTCTCCATCAGCGTCAATTAATCCAACATCACCAAGAAGTTCATCTTCTACAAAGCAACCAGCCTCACCGTCTTCATCAGCGTCAACAAAGTCAAAATCAACTCGAACTTCAGCTTCTCCAAAACTACCTACGTCCTCCTCTTCACATTCCTCTAATGGCACAGAACAGGGGCCTACTGGAACATCTAGAACTAAAGTGTCATCCAGTCCCCCAGCCTCTACCAGCAGTGTGTCTGTCACTGCATCATTACCGCCAACGTCCTCAACTGTTGCACCATTCCTCAAAAACCCCGTTATCAACGAGGTCAGCATTCTTGTGCGGAATGATGTCAACAACTCATTTATAGAACTAAGAG GACCAAACATGACGTTGGACAACTTTTCTCTGGTGGTGTTTGATGGGAAATCGACAGAGACTCTCTTCCACAAACGATTTGGCAAGCACGACGTCATCAGTGGGAGCGGTATCTTTGTAGTGCATTACTTCCTG AAACGCAACCACACAGCCAACGATTCGTCCGTGGCGGTTGCATTATACGACAACTCCAAATGGTTCCAGCACTACACCGAACACGTCCCAATAAACCAGATACGTGGACTATTGGACTCCTTCATCGTGCGTACTACCGAGGAAGATATACACGCGGACATCTTGGAGAACCTAGTACCTCAGTCGACCAACAGAATCTTCACTGTCAATCCAGG TTTGGTAAGTGGAAGATCGCACGTGAGTATCAGCAGGTGCGGGGATGACATCAAAGATCCAGGATCCTTCATCTTAGCGCCCTCTACCATCGGCCGATCAAACAACTGCACAACGGGTTACGGCAACAGGGTCCAGTTTAAACTCACGGATGCCAACTGCCAGGACTTCCGGTCCAACAAAGCACTCCAACAGAGCCTAATTGACGTCATCGTGAACAGTGTCAACGACAAGTGCAAATGTGGATTGTCCCAGGTGCTTGTGAAAG AGAGGCAGTACATATGCGGGAGCCTCATCTTCGAGGCCTATCTGGAATCAAGCTTTCCCTGGCAGTCCCACCTCATCTTCCAGGGTTTCCGCAACTTCGTGCACACTTCCAACACCGTCATTGTCGGCCCTCGCAGCTACAACACCGACTCCTCTTGCTTCCAGGACTGCTTACCGCCAGCCACCAAACCCGGCAGTGACAACGACG ACAACGTGACCTTGACAGTGGCTGTGGTGGTATCGTGTGTCGGTGTCTTCCTCATCATCGCAATGAGCGTCATCATCTACATCCGCCGGAAGAAGAGGGGCATTGT GACGTTCCGGCTGACGAACCTTGGGGAACTGGACACGTCGGGCATATTGCACGAGGACAAAGACGACATCATTGATGAGGACAACGCCACCTTCAGGACCATCTCCATTGTATCTTAA